The Miscanthus floridulus cultivar M001 chromosome 6, ASM1932011v1, whole genome shotgun sequence genomic interval taactagactatggggagagtgctgcgtgtgtgacttgggtgcgtggagggtgagggttatgtcgaccaagttggagtatatgacgagcctggggcaagtcttgctatgggattctacctgggcacccctagaaatggatacctatggtgggtaaatggtatatgagttggacctgggtgtgaacctgtgatgggaggagcctaggatggaggtgctatggtggcacaataaatggaaaccctgatggagacattctggcttggtcatccctaaggactaactagtactcagattcaccgggaagccttacgtaccactcgcccaaTATGGTGTGggatggctggactacttggtaggatattgccactactattaggttgatagcggacagtgtaaggaggtatggggcgtggaggattccccccacacccttccgagacttcatggagaccttgtggacccggctcatgactcagtttcagccaccccagacttaatttggggtgaaccagggctaaatggtaaagtggcattatcctaggctagcaagcggccagaattagcctagttgacaatggtcagcgaggaaggcggatcttgtggttatgtaaaacctctgtagagtgtatggttgatcgatcgatacatgtgccgacttgtcggctatggacctttcctgggtttcatttaaactagatagagagatgagtcattctcttcttcccctatgagagtgtcagtcgtagccaggggctacgggccttgagatagtgccaagagggagttggcctatcgactgagtgatggtatgggtatagtgatggtgtggagatggtggtatatcgatccctagATCAAAACCTGGCTTGGAAAAGGGAACgaagtggaatgtgtgtgggaatggtgttaaaacttgacaaactattattatttacttgatatgttaatgcataggaaaccccatcTTCATAGATTCCTTTGACTACgaccaacttgcatccaatttccacaaagcaatgctcatagggttaggagtggctagtacaaatcgtactgataaattttggcacataggttctggtgaggagtatagctccgaggagtttgacggttgaggggttcgtgcctacgcttgagtttggcgatcttgtcttcaagctattctgaatgaatgctacttttgattacaccaatgcggcgatgtaataaattatgtaattccgcactatttgtactctgatgttatcattgtatggatgtgatattcgactagaatttgggtaatatgatctataacggtcttattacacttcgatgcTGTGGATCTCCCATCGTGGAAATTGGGGTCGCTTCATCAACACTAtttgctttatttttgaagagcggtagtgccgccctataaggccggcagtgccgccctctgttgtAACAGAGTTTTAAGTTGAATTTGTAGGATTGAGCAGCTGAGAGGGTTaggttactatctgtgaaatATCAACAttgtctgctttatttttgaagagcggcagtgccgccctctgttctaacagagtttcgagttgaatttttataggcctattcacccccccctctaggcctcctaggcgacatcaaggtcctttcaattggtatcagagcctagcTCTCAATTTCAGGCTTAACCGCCTTGAGAGAACGATGTCGACAAGTGAGGAGGTATCTCTAGAACTTTTACTtttagatggctcaaattatacaTCTTGGTCTGCTAGTGTGCTTGATGTTTTTAGGACCATGGGTCCTCAAATAGAGCAAATTGTAGATGTGAGCATTTCACCTCCTCATGATGACTTGATCTACTTATCTAgagaggaagtgaaatgcttacaactcaatgctcaagctgctaatgtcttatttagtgctttgagtgaagatgtatttgatgCTGTCATATTTGGAGATGGTAAACGACTTGgtgatgctcatatcatttggaccacGCTCAAGAAAATGTACGGCAACTCCAAATGTGAAGAGAGCAACCTCTCATTGGAAAAACCACTTGAGgaatgctcaacttcatcgacaaatgatgagcctcaagtgattctctcaaaaggcctatttgatcatgccacatccacttcctcgccaacatatgacttattggatggtaatgaaatagttggtgagaacaatatttttacatgtggtacttctactttctttagttcttgtgagactaacattttgaaggaagaagaagcttgtgatcggtggaagccaaatgatgaatccaccttaccaagaagctcaactctctatACCACTTCACATATCggtctcatggcaaagaaagagaagaaagtggcaagtgagagtgagagtgagagtgacagtgatagtgatagtgacagTGGTAGTAATGATGATGAGATCAATCAACACcttgcatgtctaagcaagaaagacaagttgatagtgatcaagttcatagagaagattcaagagcaagaagaagatctcTACAAGCAAGAAGAGCTTCTCATTGAAAATatcaaatgcttggagaagttgaccaaaagcttaagtgctctcatgctagctTGGTCCAAAGGTATAAAAACTTGTCAAGTGAGCAAACTcatactattaactctctatcttgtgttgctcaattagaagatcagaattatatgctcaaagacaagttggaaagacttactagcaaaaatgagactttgcaagaaagtcatgatgggcttttgtgctctcatgagaagcttatggagtctcatctcatgctagaagttgctcatgaggttgtggtaacaacggtaaaatcataccaacctcacactcacaaatgcacatatacacaagtttcatctattttatcatgtgctaacaagtgttgctctcaagcaagccaaccttccgttgagcatgaaattgttgaaacttgtgatgattccattgcaaaagaaaatgaacagctcaaggaagaagttgaagtgctaaaaggggacttgattcaatggaagggcaagtgcaatgctcaaccttctcaagataaccatgaagacatggtgaagaagctcgAGAAGGGATCAACCGATGCATGCATCAAGCCTTATCAAAAGGGTTACAAGTCCAACAATGGCAAAGTGAAGGGGATACTTAAAGAAGTGCAATCTATCCAGAATGTAGTAGTTTAGCCAGCTGCATAGACTGCAGCAGTGCCGCACCCCAAGGGTGGCAGTGCCACACCTAGACAGAATAGGAAAGTTCCCAAGGCCATCAAGGTGCAACATCAATCAAagaagactctcatcacttgcttcaagtgcaagaaagACGGTCACCATGTCAGAGATTGGCCCTTGAAGAAAGAAGACAAGGGCATGAGCAAGATCCAagagaagaagatggctcatgtcaagttctccaacatgggacataatgcttctatgtgttccaacaaggtcgatgatcaagccacacttccaaagaacaagacaagaagaagcaagaggaaATGTTATGGTTGTCATGAGAAGGGACATGAAATTGGCTCATGTCCTAATAAGAAAAGTGAAGGCTTGTCATCATCAACAAAGAGGTTCATTAGCAAGGTAGCAAGCAAAGTGCAAGAAGAGGAGGCTAGAAAGAATAAGAACCACCTATGCTACACTTGCAAAGGAAAGGGACATTTAAGTAAGGATTGTCCCATGGGTAACACTTCTAAGCTCAACTTGTCAATTGATTTAAATTTGCTTAGGAGGCCCAAAAATTACACTTGTGCTAGAAAGGTGATTGGTTCACCATGTGCTAGCAcacaggccatttgggtgcctaagtctcttatgactaaccataatggacccaacatagtttgggtaccaaattgtgcttagtaagtgttgtaggtacttgaaggtgaTATGAAACTTTAGGGTGCTTGAGCAAGttgattgaaaatattcactcaagctatcaatcaattcacattatatattattatatggttgacccaaagatgaatcaatggaaatacttcaaacttcatattcacctcggtaactagtacctaacccttgctagctagccacttgacatgtgtagtctctaatagttcacaaatatatatgtgtttgtgaattattaagagtggctagagtacttcaagtctaagtgaatcatttgccatatgatacttttaatggctctctagtagagcaagatcttattcatgttgtaggtaatgaggaaccaccttgtggagcaatcaagaaaatggccattggtgatataagaccacaagaagtacATGCTACAAAAGTGGAAGACCCTCAAGTTACTGCTGTACCAAATTCCGCTGACAACTCTGATGTAGAGGTGCAGCACACCCCTGCTGCAAATcagcagggcggcagtgccacacccaagggcggcagtgccgtccctcctacatagtagcagctgactccactctagctcatggacaaatctacaaccttcatatgtgcaagttgaagatgaaaagaccacctcatccattatgatcaagaagggtggtaacatctaaatctcaagtgcaatttatttgaaactaaactcctttgtgtcttgtgtagccacttaggataatagaagcacttgaggatattcattggttgctggtcatagaatagaaatatgatcaaaattgaaTTGATCAACCACATCAAGCAACATAGGTGACTTGACTTTCctttgtggacttcaaaccaagaaaaacaagatgaagcaagtttatgttcgtgcacattatgagttggtttgatggatttggaatcttggtacacattggaggatacaagtatatttcaaaatggccaagaataaagaatcaagctcaagtcaagtaaagggacttattactcacaagtcaagaacttcctacttaatggaatcttgtcatatgttagattaacaaattctcattctcatcttatgggcatctacatgctataatggttgtgagtatctcttggcatagttcaaattgattacactattgttgccatgacctagacatagagtgaaaatctcaagttcttaaatgaataaagtgctatgtgagaaattcaaatacttagagcacttataaaaggagactttaatctgtggctagagttgtgagactaatctttctctctaagtcatttatgtagtctcactaaatgagaatgtgtttctcaaatagagtgtgctattatatgaaggctatcaatctaaaaccatgtgatgtattttttttctctctagctaatttggattagatttgtctatgttagccactcaccataatatggctTAAGTCTACCCTTTGGACTTAAATGACCAACCATGCATATTTACATTTCTATTCCACTCAAAATAATGTGCATGAGACATCAAGGgagatttagtccatgttatgaggtttctcCATTTTGGTAACCCACTAGTCATCCACACATAAATGGTTACTAAATGGATAACTAGTGCTTTCGTTACTAATGTCTTCTTGTGATTGAGCTTATTCATAGAAAATCAATAAGaagatgttgtgctaatttaatTCACAAGCTTAAAAGGTTATTCTTCGCCTAAAGAAAGATGTTGCTGCTAAGGACTATTTAGATCAAAAGTTTCAGTTTCGCttgaatcaagtttgaggttgatTTGAATAAGCTATACAAGAAGAATTCACAAGATTATGAGTGTTGATGAGAGAACTCTATGGATATAACATCTTGTATGTATTCTCAACTGAAATCACCTCAAAGATTGgataggaaaagaagaagaatcattgaTCATCAAATCTGTCTAGAAAATTATAAATCTAAGTTGACTGCCTTCAAGCATGGATTTGGAGATTCAAATACAGATAAATTGACCTgaaactttgtgagcatgctatacacatctagtacttgttgttgtacaATTGGTATGAAGATTGATTTTGAAGAaaatcagctttgagttggtttCTGTCAGCTTCAACAGTGCAGTTTCAGATTTGAGCAGTTCTGGTAGAAAATTATTTTCATGGCTCAAATGGAGTTCAAATGAGCTAAATTTTTTAGAGATGTTAGAGGACTCATAGATGAAGATCTCTACCAAATTTTATGCATATTGGGCTAGTGGTCTGAGAGATATgaatttctttttcctttctgaggatgacagaatctgaaaactgactgaatggaattggattgcattgtggcaacaagattgagttagctctcaagttggtcatgaagaatcagtaaatataagaaatataaatttggtctaaaggagtttcaatgaaagaaaagaactcacTCAAGGGTCCAAATAAGTTGCAATCAGAGTACAAGCAGCAGCAAGTGATTGCAACTAGTTGGAACAAGAAGTAATCAGTTGAGACTATTGAATTGCAAGCAGTTTCAAGGAGTTCAAATCAGTTGAAGTATAGTGCAAGTCACTCCCTTGACCTCATATTGTTAATGTGCTTAAGTGAACTTTGTGTactcttgtatgcacaaatttagggggagcttagcctATATCTTGTGGGATTATTGGTTTCTTTCATGTGTTTGATGTGCAGTCACACACATGGAAAAAGGAGGATGGGTAGTTCCTTTGGATTCTATAGGTGTTTCACAATTATTCTAGGATGTCTCGGTctttataaaccaagtgctcctggtttaaatgttgaatgtcccaatcctttaaatggacctagatttggatgagatggagaaaataattgaagagtgGGCTTTCATTGCTATTTCTCCTCTCTAAGTGCTCATCAAGTGCTTATGATCCATCCCATTGA includes:
- the LOC136460825 gene encoding uncharacterized protein — translated: MSTSEEVSLELLLLDGSNYTSWSASVLDVFRTMGPQIEQIVDVSISPPHDDLIYLSREEVKCLQLNAQAANVLFSALSEDVFDAVIFGDGKRLGDAHIIWTTLKKMYGNSKCEESNLSLEKPLEECSTSSTNDEPQVILSKGLFDHATSTSSPTYDLLDGNEIVGENNIFTCGTSTFFSSCETNILKEEEACDRWKPNDESTLPRSSTLYTTSHIGLMAKKEKKVASESESESDSDSDSDSGSNDDEINQHLACLSKKDKLIVIKFIEKIQEQEEDLYKQEELLIENIKCLEKLTKSLSALMLAWSKAVPHPKGGSATPRQNRKVPKAIKVQHQSKKTLITCFKCKKDGHHVRDWPLKKEDKGMSKIQEKKMAHVKFSNMGHNASMCSNKVDDQATLPKNKTRRSKRKCYGCHEKGHEIGSCPNKKSEGLSSSTKRFISKVASKVQEEEARKNKNHLCYTCKGKGHLSKDCPMGNTSKLNLSIDLNLLRRPKNYTCARKVIGSPCASTQAIWVPKSLMTNHNGPNIVWVPNCA